The Pristiophorus japonicus isolate sPriJap1 chromosome 2, sPriJap1.hap1, whole genome shotgun sequence DNA segment AGCGGTTTCctgttggatccgtgtacggataatcgagagttgcctgtatatgaaTTGTGCAGTGCATTGGGGATGAACTGTCATTTTCCCCTATGACGTCGGCCTGAATTCAGCCCAGATTGTTGGGAGGATAATTCTTCCTGTACTAACTATTTGCTTCTGTTCAATAAGTGTGGACACTTTGAACCTGTGAGGCACAGGCACGGCTGTGTACAACTGACTAGCTTGAAGGTTGTGTTTGTGCACTAGGTGATCCAGTGGTGCACACATCACCGGGATGACCCTCCCCCACCAGAGGATGATGAAAATAAAGAGAAAAGAACCGATGACATACCAGTATGGGATCAAGAGTTTCTGAAAGTCGACCAGGGGACACTCTTTGAATTAATACTGGTTAGTATGCGCGGAGGATTTTTGGACTTTTTGTAAACTATCGGCCCAGCTTTGTTTTGTCCAATTGAGTTATGTTGTCATTGGTTGATGTTGCACAAGTGACTGTACCGCCAAAGCACTTCATGAAGCTCTGGTATACCCCGAAATGCAAATATAGTTTTGGAGAGCTACCTCCTATTTAAAAATTGAGCCAAGTTCACTATCTGAAATAGTACTTGAGGCCTAGCATGTTGACCAATGGTTTAAAATCTTGGACAGCACAGCATTTAACTACAGTACCGTGCTGTGAGGTGGCAGAATAGATTTGCTAGCAGagagtactagagagggtacagaggagatttacaaggatgttgccaggactggagaattttagctaccagGCGAgtttgataggctgggtttgttttctttggaatagaggaagctgaggggagaccttattgaggcgtgtaaaattatgaggggcctagatagactggataggaaggatctatttaccttagcagagaggtcaacaaccaggggacatggatttaaagtaattggtaggaggtttagaggggatttgaggtgaaaattattttcccagagggtggtgggggtctggaactcactgccttaaagggtggtagaggcagaaaccctcaccacatttaaagggtatttgaattgccgtaacctacagggctacggaccaagagctggaaagtgggattaggctggatagctttgtcggccgtcgcggacacgatgggccaaagtggcctccttccatgctgtaaatttctatggttctatgtagaTGCTTATTGAGCAACGAGGCTGGCACAGGAATTGAATTTTGTGCAGTTACTGGGTAGGTTGAAGGTGCTCAAAACAATATttgagggtacggtagcatagtggttgttactggactggtaatccagaggcctggactaatgatccagagacgtgaattcaaatctcaccacggcagctgaggaattcaAACGTAGTTgataaaaagctagtatccgtaATGGTAACCATTGTAGTAaagactcatctggttcactaatgtcctttatggaagtTAACCTGCTTTTCTATAtctggtatcatcatcataggcagtccctcggagccgagcatgacttgcttccacattaaaaatgagttctcagatgataaATCCGATGCGGGAACTATAGTCTTTTGTCGCGGgttggacagacagtagttgaaaggacgttggttgaagtgcttgggttgtcatgtgctccttccgccgtttgtgcttggtctccgcttgctcccagcAAAgatactcgaggtgtttggcgactTCCCGATGATTCTTTTCCACTTTGAGCGAACTTGCGCcaaggatttccaggtgtcggtgggaatgttgaacttcaaggaggtcttgagggtgtccttgaagcgtttcctctgcccacttggggctcgtttgccgtgtcggagctccaagtggagcgcttgctttgggagtctcgtatcgggcatgcagacgatatggcccgtccatcggagctgatcgagcgttgtcaatgcttcgatgctgaggatgttggcctgggtgagaacactgacattggtgtgcctatcctgccaatggatttgcagaatcttccaGGGGCAGCGTtgatgatacttctccagtgctttgatgtgcctgctgtatatagtccgtgTCTTATATACCTGGTATGAcccacatgtgactccagacccacagccccaTCTGAACGGCCTAGCAAGCCAGTCAAGAAGGGTTGGGCAATTATTGCTGGccagtccacatcccaggaacacatttaaaaataaaaagatGCTGTATTGCAGGATGTTAAACGCATTTTAGACGACTGTATATGGCTACTACGGACAGGGCAACTACACACTCCTTAAAGCCGTCACTGGCTCCTGCATCAACATGTCTGTCGACGTGTTGTCTTCTCGGGAAGCTAGTGTGTTTTCGTAGCATGGTTGTACCCAAGCTTACCTCTCAGTATATTGAAAGCAAAGAATAAATCTTAGGGTGAGGAGCAAGGGCTTTAATGTTTGTGTTTCTCTTGGGTTTTAACAGGCgcttttttttaaataggctgcAAACTACCTAGACATAAAGGGGCTTCTAGATGTAACTTGCAAAACGGTGGCAAACATGATTAAAGGAAAAACTCCCGAAGAAATTCGCAAAACTTTCAACATCAAGAATGATTTTACTGAGGAAGAGGAAGCACAGGTACAGCTGGCTTATCTTTTCTAAAGGGTTTGCAAGAAGTCCCAAAATAGCTCATAATTTGTTCTCTGCTTGAGTTGTCTTGTTTTGAACGACCACACATTTAAGGTGGTATCTCGAGTAGAAGGAAAGAGGCAACTTtttttccctctccttcccctcgaGAGATTTATATATTATATAGGATTGTGGTACAATGGTTTAAAATACTTGGCCATGGTTGGAATCCAGCCAAGACTGGGATGCAAGAGTCCTTCGTTCAACCTCCCTGAATCACGTCGGTACGCGTCCATGGCGCAAAGCTGACTATATAAACTTTTCATATGACCAGTATTCCACAGGTGTGGACATAGTGTCAGTCGTGGCTGAGTGCGTTGCACCCTCacttctgcatcagaaggttgtgggttcacgtcccactccaggctgACAGCACAGcattctgtcggaggtgccgtctttcagatgaaatgttaaaaacaggccctgtctgcccccctcaggtggcactattttgaagaacaggggggGGGGTTAtaaccccagtgccctggccaatatttatccctcaatcaacgtaacaaaaacagattatcacattgctgtttgtgggagcttgctgtgcgcaaattggctgccacgtttcccacattacaacagtgactacacttcaaaagtacttcattggccataaagcggattgagacatgaaaggcgctacataaatgtacaTATTTCTTTTAACCAAACTATATTTGACCCTGCCAGAGCAAGCCCCACTCTGGGCATTTGGTCCTGTTTGATTGCACAGTGTACACACTCTATTTTTATAATGTTTAATGTCATGAATGCCCACATCATGACCCTTGATCTGTCAATTTTCATCTATCTACATTTTGTTCCTCATTTTTCAAAGTGTTTGTCTTAACAAAATTATTCCCCAAATTAAATTTTCTGCCAATCACATTTGAACAACAGTATTCTTCATTCTTGAGCTGGTCTTGACGGCTCCTTGCCCACACTATATGTACATGCGTCCTACAAATACTCAAATTGCCTTTAAGTTTGGCTGTAACAACCCCCATTGTCTGCAAGCAGCACAGACGAAGCAGTCTGGGCTCCTGAATGAGTGCACCAAGGAACATGCTCATAACCAGCCTTGTCCCTGAAATGCACAAGTTGGTTTCTACTTTTTCAGCAATGCTGCAGCCCAGGACAGAAACTGAGGAGAGAAAAaattaaaacttgcatttatatagcacctttcacgactaccggacgtctcaaagcgctttacagccaatgaagtaattttggagtgtagtctctgctttaatgtgggaaacatgacagccaacctgcacacagcaaacttccataaatagcaatgtgataatgaccagaatctgtgtttttatgttgattgagggataaatattatggcTGGCGTTGACACCAATGGCCTCCTgccgagctgtaaatttctatgattctattggccaggacaccggggataactccccctgctcttctttggaatagtgccatgggatcttttacgtccacctgagagagcaggcagggcctcggtttaacgtctcatccgaaagacaacacctctgacattgcagcattccctcagcactgcactggagagactGGGTGAAGGAACAACCTTCTGAGGGAGGATCAGAAAAGATATTGAGGGGGTGTTTTGGGTGGAGGCtaattgtatttctctctctctccttcaggtACGAAAGGAGAATCAGTGGTGTGAAGAGAAGTGATCGAGCAGGAAACACGTGTGCAACTCAATGGAAAATCTGTGCTTGCACCAAATGTATCAGATCACTAATAGCCTGTGATACTTTGAAATATAGTGACAAGATAACCATGCATAAACAGTTGTAACTAGTATTAATTTTGAGCTTAGAGCTTGCTCCATGAAATCTATTCCTTTTTAGCGAGTTGAGCAGTAACTCTCGTGTATTTATTACTTCATATCTGAAGCTGCTTCATTGATCAGTGGCATGAAAGTTGTGTAAAGAGCTCCAACTGGCAGTATGACGGCAATTATGATTTGAAATTCTTTTTTTTTAGTATTTTCATTTGTAATTAAAGTTTACTTTTTTTATTGCGGTTTTCtgttgggtttaaaaaaaaaacacattactcTTTGTCTTTAAAATGGTCCCGAGTTCATCTTTGTAATTGAATACACAGCATCATGGTCACTGGTGTATAGACTTTTACTTTACAGCGCCAGCTAATATCACAGCTCATAAAAACTCAACAGAATGCAGAATACCCTCAAGATTGGTGGATGCTTCAAGATCTATTCCTGCTACCTCAAAATTGAGCTGGGTTCCATTTTTGTCCAAAATGTATTACAGCCGTAGTTGGTATAGAAACGTCCTACAAGGATAAACAAAGAAATATGAGCAAgccatatagccccttgagcctgctctgccattcaataagataatggctgatctgatcttggcctcaactccactatcctgcctgttccccataacccttgactcccctatagttcaagaatctgtctatctcagccttgaatatattcaatgactcagcttccacagctctcgggggtagagaagtccaaaggtTCACGACCTTCGAAGAAAAATTTCCTCATTTctggtgaccctttattctgaaactgtgacccttaGTAAAGGCAGTATGAGGGTAGTACtggtttaaataaaagacctgtgCTGAAAGCATTGCTAGTGAGGTGGTGTGGGTTCTGTTGGGAATCAGATTAGTGCATTGTATCTTGTACCGAAGCTCTAAAAGACCCCAGATCCATActctgaataagaacataagatacggcccctcgaacctactcgtggctgatcttcgatctcaactccaccttcccgcccagcGTACTGCCGTTACAATTTTAATTCTTTAAATTTCTGCCTAATCTAGAGGTATCCAGCTTAAGATGTGTTCCATGATCGTGTGGAGTCAGTTTGTTTGTTTTATGGGCAATGTCCTTTGATAAATTAGCGTTTCTTGCTGAATAACATTGTGGCGTTGTTTTGGAAATGGATCAGTGCCTAAAAGTGGCTTTTGCTACTCAATTACTGTAGCATTTGCCATCGCTAACGTGTTTCCATTAGATTGGAAAGCATGTAGCAAAATACTGGTTATAATGAGATACACTAATTAGGGAGAATGGCTCGAGCAGAAAAGGCTatgagctagactttccattgattccaatatcgcccatttaaaaaaaaaaaatcgctagTTTTGCTTTTTTTAATTTGGGCGTtggccgtagcgatgtgaaatgggtgttagcgattTATTCCGTCATGCAAGGCGACCATAGCAATGGCCATTCTGTGCATTTTTTCAGGTGATTAACTTTTCCTGCAATTTGGGAGGTCACATGCACAGAACAATTGAAATAGAGAGTCAAGTATTGAAAGCTGTTTTGGTGATTGAGGACCTGTTTATTGAGgggaataatttaaaaataaatggaATACGTCGAGGAGGCTGTGTTAAGTGATTTTGGAGAGGTGAAGGGAGGTGGCAGGTGGTGTGCCAAGTGTTTTTTGgaagaggcaaatgctgccctagtCCACGAGGTGGAAACTTGTTGggccaattgacccagggtggtcaTGGAAACCCCCCCCCAAGGTGTATCAGAGAATTTGGGCGGAGATCGCCAAAGTCTTCTCATTGGCGGCACACTATGTCCGTGAGCTGAACAAGTGCtgtaagcgctggaatgaccttgttggttccggaagagtaagttttaaatttataattgtaatgatgcaatgactctCTAACTCAAAtatagatctgctggattgtaattaagctgataATCTTGGTGTCATGTGTTAGTAACGGGACGatcccgatggaaagtctagcGCTGTCTAGAATGTATTTGGGAGTTTTCAGGAACTGGGTTTTACAACAGATGCAAAGAAAAGGCCATGCTAGATTTAGTAATAAGTAAGAAACCAGAATTAGTTAATCTGGCGGTAAGGGAACATCtttggaatagtgaccataatatgattgtgtTTGAAAGGAAGAAGGGAGTCACAAACCAGAGATTCACATTTAAGTATGACGTTCTTTGAAGGGACGAGAATAAATTGAAATGAAATGGACTACAGTTAATGGGTACAGACAAATGGTGGGAAGTATTTAAATAAGTATTTGATGCAATACAAAATCAGTATATATCCCTAAAAGGTTTTTATAGATAGGGTGCTAAAGGGGAATGTGGGTCTATGAAAGAGAGATGCAGGTGAGACTATAATGGACAATGTACATCTGCTGGCTTGAAGCAGATTTAGCAATCGTTTTTAGCTGCTTGAATCCACAGGACTCCATTACTGCTAGTTACACTTGCTGAGTTCACTCCAGTTGTCTTGTGTCAAGGCAGTgacattgctgtaggccactgttATGTAGATAGTATATTGACCTACCTTTAAAGAATGAGGAAGCTAGATTGCTTAAGATTCTTGCACCTTTTCTTCACTATTAAAATTAATTATTCTACAATAGATGAAGTGCTACTTTATAGGCTTATCTCTTGTCATGTGAACATCATAGTGCTTTGAAGTATGTAAACCATGTCATGTATCTACCTCTCCGATCACATTGGTAGAAATATTTTTTCAATATTGCTCATAAAACAGGTACAATTCGGGTTGGCTTTTGTTTCTGGGCTATGACCAGATAAAGGAATAGTATTGACATAGTCTACCTAATAGGATAAAGCCACTTAGCGATGGCGGCACTTAAAAATGTTAACAAAATCCATATATTTATTCATAAACCATTAAGGCTTTTTAAACAGCTATAGCTACTACTTGTAAGGCAAGGAGACATTTGGGTTCAAAGAGCGACAGCGTTGCATATAACAAGTCTCCAATCTACATTCATGGTGGCAGATGCTAAAGTAATTTCCAGAGCAGAAAAAGCTTTGTTATAATGGTTATCTGATAAACCCTAAGTGGAATTACAGCCACATAGAAGAAAAGGTTATAAATGTGCAAGGATAACTGGAGCATCAAACCTTTCAGCGTtatattgaacaaatacttccacTTAACACTTCATGTTTTTAAAGTGAGTAGTTTCCATTATGCCAATAAGTACGACTAATGAACCTTTGCAAAAGGCAATAGTCTTAAATTTACTAACCTAACACCCGATTTGTAAGGGCTTATCTATCGTCAACACTTACCCACGTTTGAAGTTCATGATAGAAAAGGTGATGAAAGGAAAAGATATGAAAACAAATTAGGGGGAAAAAAGCAGGAACCGGATCATAATGAGCGAGTTGATTCTCCAAAGATAGGTTGGAGTAGAGTAATGCTTAGACAGGAGGGGTTTTTAAACGATGTGTCCAGGACTGCTCTCTAGATCAGCGTGTCTTTAGTCCAACTAGGCAAGTGGTGATGTGGGATTTACGTCTAGGAATTCAAGTGGAGTCAGTAAATAAGGACAGGGGAACAACTGGAGGAAACAGCCACTTTAGAACCATTAGATTGGATGTAAAAATTGGAAGAGAAAGTCAAAAATAAGGATATTTCACTGATAA contains these protein-coding regions:
- the LOC139249841 gene encoding S-phase kinase-associated protein 1-like; amino-acid sequence: MPAIKLQSSDGEIFEVDVEIAKQSITIKTMLEDLGMDDEGDDDPVPLPNVNAAILKKVIQWCTHHRDDPPPPEDDENKEKRTDDIPVWDQEFLKVDQGTLFELILAANYLDIKGLLDVTCKTVANMIKGKTPEEIRKTFNIKNDFTEEEEAQVRKENQWCEEK